The window ttaggtaaattttttcaaatcagtttattcatatttagaTGGACTTTGTGCTTCGTACAACGTAAAAAAAccataaaaggaaaaaaattttgaatttaaatatgttcTTACCATTTAAAagtaatggaaaaaaacagtttttaccttcttgtttttttcttttttgtaatttatgAGATAATATTGCAAAGTTAAGatccatttttaaatctCATGTCAAGGCAAATATGttgtttttctattttatgaaaataaaaatataaaatttttttttgtgttacttattattttacCTTATTTACACACCTAACAAAAATTTAGCTGTACTAAAAACTTAATTGAAATCgtgtagcaaaaaaaatttttttacttgttcTTTCACTTCATATTAATTATACATTAAAAATTCAATTATATAAGTTGATGATTATGAGtgaattttaaatttataacaATTATTGCACGTGGTGACACATTTTGAATGTTCCATTGGGCTTCTACAAAATAGTAATATATAGTTTCCCATTCCTTCCGCACATTTACCAGTGGGAGTTTAACCTGCCTATATTACATTCATAAATAACAATATTGGTAATAAATGTAGATAGATTAAACTACTCCCCAGTTTAAAAACGTGCACAAAAGAACcctttaattataaatgtttATTAAGTAAGGGTTCTACCAAATTGATAGAAGTCACTTGTGCAACACTTTAAatgatttacaaaaaaagcataattgTACTATCTCGAATATGGAAAAGAACCTATTTTTTGTGATCTTTTGTAACCTTCTGTTTATTCCTTCgggtaaaattaaataacacgtatatttgttcatttagCTAGATTGTCGTACGCATGAACGTGGGGAATCGCATGagcattttcccttttacaTATTCACCCTTTTACATATTCACCCTTTTACACATTTTCCCCCTACACACGTGTTCACTTAACTTCACAAAACCATGCACCTAAGATACGCCTTAACTTACAACAATTTTAACTCCTATTTTATGCATCCTTCGAGCAGCATGTAAGGACAGTAACAGAAACCAACCTAACAGGCTAAAAAGGGATTTCAGGCTATCGCCAATACATGCCACTTCCATGGAAAGTGACCAGTTTGAACATGGCAGTGAATTAAATGGacatgaacaaaataatcgTAACAGTGACAATGATAACAGCAATGACCACCCTAATGATGATAGCAAAATAAGAGGCGAAAACGTAAATACGACTCATTTACGAAATAATTCATCCTTTATatccttaaaaaattataaaattgcAAGAAAACCATCACGATATTCATACCTAGATAAGGACAATACATATGCagttaatacaaaaaataatgataaaaaaaatatacagaaAGAGATTAATACTATTCCAAATACGTTCATACAACAAGCTCAAAGTAACACACATGGAGCAGTTATTAATATAGATTATGTTACTGTCTTCAATGACGATTTCAgattaatttctttattgCATCCTTATAATCCTGAAATTTATGCTTTTAGAGAAATGAAACATTACTCAGAACATAACGACGAATTGAAGAGAGAAGTCAAAAAGGTTATTGATGTAGAAATACATCGCATTGAGAAACTTATAGCTAATAGTATGAATAAATGCTCATATCTAACAAAAGAATTGAATACTTTAGTATATCACCTAGAAAATCCAGAAAATCATGAAATTCGAGAAAGTGAATACGCTGCTAAGAAGCAAAACTACAAAGACAAACTTAATTctttatatacatgcattaaaacaaattataacagtaataaaaaagaaatacaaacTTCTAAGAGAAGAATCTACCATACTGTAGATCAAGTATCGTGCTACTGGTTTAACATCTGTCCAAcagatatatattataatatggtTTCGACAGTTCGTTCAATTCTTAAAAGGTTTAACGATAGATACTTTGCttcatttataaataaaactaCGGAAATACAAATATCTGGTGTAGAtacaataaagaaaataaaaggacAGTTAAATAAAAGTCTTTCCTCTGAAACAACAGAATTTATATTAGAAGAAGTTGAATTTGTTGTAGAAGATATGAATGTTCACTTAAGAAAAGTTATTACTTCAATTGAAGCTTCGTATAAACTTTCTAAACAATCAGTATGGAGCAACTTCCAAAGATATACACttcaaaatgaattattctttttagCCTACGTTCACTccacttttaaaattagttctggctttttaaaaaaattggaaaatgtGACCGTCAGCAAATTAGACAAACTTTATCATTCTTTTACAAAATTCGAGGACGGTCTCAACAACATAATAAATACTCTTATGTCCTCTACATATTATATCTCAAGTATTAATTCTATTCTGTCGGATTCTcaagaaattataaaatctGTAGAAACATTACGCAGCTCTAGTTCCGAGCAGATAAAAGAACATATACTTTATTCGAATCCCCAAATAAAAGAgattaagaaaaatttagaTGAAGAAATACTTAAATTAGAAGGATATCTAAAATATGCAAAGGGGTTAAATAAAGAAGTAAATGaaacatttaaattaaatatagcAGCAAGTAATGaaatagaaaagaaaagaaacgaaaCTACGAAAAACATGTCTTCTCTAGAAAAATGTAAGATACTCCTAGATATTATagacaaaatgaaatcaaataaatataagatAACCAAAAAtagtgtaaaaataaatgaatatttaacAAGGATTAATactacaaaaagaaattatgaaCTTTCagagaaaattattaatgaatatgtgcaaaaaattaaagaattacttgaaaatgaaaaacaatttCATTCCacgaaagaagaaataaaaaagcatttgaaatattttcctgaGACGTtggataacataaaaatgatttcccATAGggacaaaatagaaaaatatattctaaGCATTGAAAATTTGATTAAAGACGCGCCCTATGTTGCGGACGAATTTACAACTGAAAAACGGAATtgcaaaacaaagcaaaatcAATCATTGATTCAttttataaagaaatttACAAACATTTGCAGACAATTTAGCAGAATTTTATATAGAACATCAAGCCTTACACAAGGAAGAAATACTAAAGAAGAAACTGAAAAATTgtacgaaaaaacgaaagaaaaatatcaacaACTTGTAGATATGAACTGCAATGATTTACCCGAaatgttaaataatttgaatgATGTGGTAAATAGTCTCTCACAGctaaagaacaaaattatacaagAAAATACTCAAAATAtcaacaaaaatatgtcaaGTTCGTTGGACAATCTAACTGAAGAAACTAACCGATTAAAAAATAGCCTGAAGGACTACGAGCAAAATGCGGACAAACTGAAAACCTACATAAATAGCATAAATGAGATGAAAGACAAAATTCGCACTAATttaatcgaaaaaaatgaagacattccagaaggaaaaaccatCTATGAAGAATATACAAAGAATAAGGGCGATGTTACTAATAAGGAAAACACACTAACTCACGATATTGACGTACTCAAAGAAAGTATAAGAAAGGCTAACGAACAAATTGAAACTTACAAGAACGTAATGCAAAAGTTAGAAACACACAATGGTGAGGAATATCAAGAAACTAAAACTTCTTTAGAAGATTTTAAAACTAAAATCGAAAAATTAGAATTGGAAAAACTTCAAGATGAATTCAGGGGTCACAAAGAATCCGTTAGTAGTACCATAAACCAAATagaaaatacgaaaaagaTTATAGACACACTTAAGTCTTTAAATATTCTCACAAGGAACTCCAAAACAAACACACAATCGatcctaaaaataaaagagagCAAGAATaatttagtaaaaaaaatagataatcATATTCAAACATTAAATAGTTACAATATagtagaagaaaaagaaagatcATCCCTTTTGAAAACgttaaatgaagaaaaaaataatgtagaAAGTAAAATACCTGATGCGTCAATATCTAAATtagaagaagatgaaaaagCTTTGCAGGATTACtgtgaaaatgaaaagagcaATATTGACAAACTCATGGTAACCAATTCGGGTGTTCTGGAAACACATAAAACTCAGTGCCATAACAGAGAACtagaaataaacaaattCAACGCTAATTATCAAgtattagaaaaaaaaatagaagagtTGGTAAAAGATCAACATAGCCAAATTATAATATTGGTTGATAAACTCATAACAACGAGGGATACGgagataaatgaaaaaatcgagCTGAACCTAAATTCTCTAAAGGgtatgaaaacaaaattagacgcttttaattttgacgaagatgttaaaaatgacataaacGATGCGGTTCAAAGCAAAATAAGTgcttttaaagaaaatgtgaaaaatacaTTGCAAAATATAGATAATGAAATCGGAAAAATAAACGGAATTAAACAGAAATACAATGCATATATGGAAGGATTcaacaaagaaaaagataaaaacaCCGAATTCaaagacaaaaaagagaacatggaaaaaatttatgaacaaatgaaagaaaGCACACTCAACGAAATAGACCaagtagaaaaagaaatcagTATATTAAaccaagtaaaaaaaatcgaaatggAACACACAAGAATTTTAATTCATCACGTTGTTCACATGATCGAtgaggaaagcaaaaaagctAAATCGGTAATGGAGGATATCAAATCATCTAAAAGCAAAATTGATGAAATCAAAGTTGAAACTGAAGAATTCAAACAGAAgaatatgaataattttgaatatgcaaaatattacAATATGGCTACACAGAGCAACactaaaataaatgaacttTATGAAAATGCTACAAGGGATAAGGAAACGGCTGACAAAAGTGAAGATATAAAAGTAATAGAACttatccaaaaaaatattaatggcAATCTGCAACAAATCAAAGAACAATATAATTCTATGGAGGAAAtaagaaaacaaattaataatatgaaaGGTTTACTAGCTTTGAGTAATTCTAATACGATAGCTacagaaataataaataatacaaaagACGCATTAAGATTTAAGCAGGAAGCGGAAAACGAACTTAAGAAATCAAAAGAATTATTAAAAGATGTAGAAGCTCAGGTAGCTAAGGTACAGGaacataaaggaaaaattgtcATAACCTTAGaagatgaacaaataaatgccCAAGTAAACGCGATTGAACTAATTAAGCATGGAattgtgaataaaaaaaaagaaatggagtCCTATTTAGACAAgataaaagaatataaagACAAATGCACAACCGAAATCAGCAATTCaaatagaggaaaaaataaaattgaattcTTGAAAAAGGTTAACCACAGCATGAGAAGCAGTTCGAATAACGTTAACATGGATCAGATAAAcgaaaatatagaaaaaactCAACAATATTTAAAGGATGTAGAAGATCTAGAGAGACAAGCTACTGACattgtaaatttattcatgAAGCATGAAGAAACGATCAATAATACTTTCCAGCAATCTGAGATTCTAGGAATAGAAActaaatcgaaaaaaaaattcaacaaaGCAACAGAAATAATgaaagaaattgaaaaacagAATTCTGAAATTCAAACAAAAGTGAATGATTTCCAAGAAAAACTGAACAAGTTAAAGGAGCCCGATAATACCGACGACGCAGAAGATGAGCTTAATAATGAGACGTCTGCCAAGGCAAAAGTACTTATACAGACGAACCTAGAAAGAGTCCAATATAATTTATCCCAAGTTGCTGATATTAAGCAGGAAGGGGATAACATATTTAATAGAGCCACAGGCACGATGAATTCCGTAACAGACCCCTCTCAAAATAAGGATACTAAAACATTAGACACGGTAAAAAGTGACGAATCTAAATATATACAGTGCTTATCCCAAATAACTGCAGATAAAAACCTAATCGTCGCAGAAATGAATAAGCTAAACGGCATAAGTTCCAATATCGTAAGTATAGAAAAGGAATTGAATGAATCCAGAAAGAATTACGAAATTGGACTTCTGCAAAAGATAGATGAAGTAGGTAAAAGTAGGAAGACAAAtattgatttaaaaaatgagtcCATAAATTCAACGATTAGCTACTTTTCTTCCCTGTTCAGTGGCCTAGATTTAAATCAATACGActttaagaaaaatatagatGATTACCAAAAGAAGATGAAAGAAATACATGGCAAATTTGGCGAATCGATGAACAAAATTgctgaaaatttaaaaaaggcgtCAGAGGAGAGCGCAAATTATACCTTAGCGAATCAACTCAGACGAGAAGCTCAACAGGAAAAAGCCAAACTTATAAAtagcgaagaagaagcaagcAAATACatagaagaaattaaaaaagtggaaTCTATCAGATTTATAAATCacatgaaagaaaatttaaacgAAATAAGCACATCgatcgaaaaagaaaaattaagaattAATGAAGGATGTGAATACATCAAACAGCTAGTTGAAGGTATTAAAAACGCAGGTGATGAACGCGATGTagcagaaaaattaaaacaggtggaaggaaaaaatgcagaagtGCAGACAAGAATGCACTCTACGTATAAAAACTTGGCAAAAGAAATGTTAGAACATATAACTACCTCtgcaaattttatgaatattaaaataattccagAATTGTCTCTAACCGAGGCACACGTAAACGAAGCAGtagaattaaaatttcaacCGGATGGTAAAGTAACCTTAGAAACAGGAAACATCTCGAAAAGCGCAAACGAATTGGATGTccagaaaaatatacaggAAGCTTACCATCTCGCTTTGGAGATAAACAAATGTGCAAACGAAATAGAAGCACAGCAAACGCAAAACAAACTCTTACTCCTCACAGTAAACGTACtagattataaaattaatttcataaatgaattaaaagataaagtaaaaattgcaaagaataatgaaaatgCTGTATCGGGTAAAATAGTTAGCATTTCTAGCAAGATTGCAGAATTAGACAAACTTTCATGCAGTGGAAAAAGTTATGATAatctttttagaaaaaacgaagcaaacagaattaaaaaaaatatacgtgaTTCCTTTAATCAAGTAAAGAGAAACGCAGGTATTGACttgaatttgaaaaatataaatgaagcTTTTGTCACTTCACAAACatccttaaaaaatgttgaacaGGTAGTTGAAACTTTAAAAGCAAATGAAATCAATGCTGAAAATCTGCAAGACAAAAGTGCTCAGATCGAAGCAGTACATAACAAAATAGTAAGCATAGAGCAAAATATTGCAAGTCTAAATACATCCTTGGACAATTTACTAAacaagggaagaaaatgcGAAATAGATATGTACACATCCTTGAGGGATAGTgttaaaagcaaaataagtGCAGACGAAGAAATAATCGATAATATGCAGAAGTATACTAGTCAATATTTGGCATAtgttgaaaataattataacgCCACACTGAAGGACATCCTTACattaaatgaacattttggaaacaaaatggtaacTGATCACGCTGCGactaattttgaaaaatcaaataaatcCTCGGAAGCATTATCTACAACGGTCGATCAAGCAAGGGTCACAAtaaacaatataaaaaatgcccTCATAGAAGTTAACGAAGAAACTGAATTTACTTCGTTAGAAAACAGCgcaaaagaaatagaaaagctttacaatatattaaatgataaaaaaaacgcagtgaacgaaatttacaaaacatCCACTTTAGTTAAATCGAAAGAAATGAAATCAAATGCTGCTAAATATAACGATATGGCTAAAATATTCAACAACGTGCTAGACGCCCAAAAATCGAGAATTACAAATAACAAGAGTAATGTAACCCGCATTAAAGACACGATAAATACACAACTTTATAATTTAGAAGCCACGGACAGCACATTTACATTAGAATCCATAAATGCTTTTCATGAATTAAGCGATAACATTAAAACGAATATAGATGAATTGGAAAAGCTAGAACAAACTAATCGCCAAGAACATAATAATGTGAAAACGCATAAAGAACGAATTGAACATTTAATAAACAGAAGAGACAGCCTGAAAAATGCAGCAAAAGAATACGAAGAAgatgcaaatttaaaaaaattaagaggGGAAATACCAAATCAGGTAATTAATGACATAAGAACTGCTAATGAAGAACTTAAAAACTCAGATGAGCTGTACAACAAATTAATGAATAatgttgaagaaaataatgaattgtgtaaaaataactATACAGAAAATTACGTTTCTCAAGTACTGCAAAAAATCGAGGATCTGAAAAAACGCTTCACACAAAATTTAccagaaagggaaaaagtttTAC of the Plasmodium cynomolgi strain B DNA, chromosome 7, whole genome shotgun sequence genome contains:
- a CDS encoding reticulocyte binding protein 2e (PcyRBP2e;~putative); the protein is MEKNLFFVIFCNLLFIPSAACKDSNRNQPNRLKRDFRLSPIHATSMESDQFEHGSELNGHEQNNRNSDNDNSNDHPNDDSKIRGENVNTTHLRNNSSFISLKNYKIARKPSRYSYLDKDNTYAVNTKNNDKKNIQKEINTIPNTFIQQAQSNTHGAVINIDYVTVFNDDFRLISLLHPYNPEIYAFREMKHYSEHNDELKREVKKVIDVEIHRIEKLIANSMNKCSYLTKELNTLVYHLENPENHEIRESEYAAKKQNYKDKLNSLYTCIKTNYNSNKKEIQTSKRRIYHTVDQVSCYWFNICPTDIYYNMVSTVRSILKRFNDRYFASFINKTTEIQISGVDTIKKIKGQLNKSLSSETTEFILEEVEFVVEDMNVHLRKVITSIEASYKLSKQSVWSNFQRYTLQNELFFLAYVHSTFKISSGFLKKLENVTVSKLDKLYHSFTKFEDGLNNIINTLMSSTYYISSINSILSDSQEIIKSVETLRSSSSEQIKEHILYSNPQIKEIKKNLDEEILKLEGYLKYAKGLNKEVNETFKLNIAASNEIEKKRNETTKNMSSLEKCKILLDIIDKMKSNKYKITKNSVKINEYLTRINTTKRNYELSEKIINEYVQKIKELLENEKQFHSTKEEIKKHLKYFPETLDNIKMISHRDKIEKYILSIENLIKDAPYVADEFTTEKRNCKTKQNQSLIHFIKKFTNICRQFSRILYRTSSLTQGRNTKEETEKLYEKTKEKYQQLVDMNCNDLPEMLNNLNDVVNSLSQLKNKIIQENTQNINKNMSSSLDNLTEETNRLKNSLKDYEQNADKLKTYINSINEMKDKIRTNLIEKNEDIPEGKTIYEEYTKNKGDVTNKENTLTHDIDVLKESIRKANEQIETYKNVMQKLETHNGEEYQETKTSLEDFKTKIEKLELEKLQDEFRGHKESVSSTINQIENTKKIIDTLKSLNILTRNSKTNTQSILKIKESKNNLVKKIDNHIQTLNSYNIVEEKERSSLLKTLNEEKNNVESKIPDASISKLEEDEKALQDYCENEKSNIDKLMVTNSGVLETHKTQCHNRELEINKFNANYQVLEKKIEELVKDQHSQIIILVDKLITTRDTEINEKIELNLNSLKGMKTKLDAFNFDEDVKNDINDAVQSKISAFKENVKNTLQNIDNEIGKINGIKQKYNAYMEGFNKEKDKNTEFKDKKENMEKIYEQMKESTLNEIDQVEKEISILNQVKKIEMEHTRILIHHVVHMIDEESKKAKSVMEDIKSSKSKIDEIKVETEEFKQKNMNNFEYAKYYNMATQSNTKINELYENATRDKETADKSEDIKVIELIQKNINGNLQQIKEQYNSMEEIRKQINNMKGLLALSNSNTIATEIINNTKDALRFKQEAENELKKSKELLKDVEAQVAKVQEHKGKIVITLEDEQINAQVNAIELIKHGIVNKKKEMESYLDKIKEYKDKCTTEISNSNRGKNKIEFLKKVNHSMRSSSNNVNMDQINENIEKTQQYLKDVEDLERQATDIVNLFMKHEETINNTFQQSEILGIETKSKKKFNKATEIMKEIEKQNSEIQTKVNDFQEKLNKLKEPDNTDDAEDELNNETSAKAKVLIQTNLERVQYNLSQVADIKQEGDNIFNRATGTMNSVTDPSQNKDTKTLDTVKSDESKYIQCLSQITADKNLIVAEMNKLNGISSNIVSIEKELNESRKNYEIGLLQKIDEVGKSRKTNIDLKNESINSTISYFSSLFSGLDLNQYDFKKNIDDYQKKMKEIHGKFGESMNKIAENLKKASEESANYTLANQLRREAQQEKAKLINSEEEASKYIEEIKKVESIRFINHMKENLNEISTSIEKEKLRINEGCEYIKQLVEGIKNAGDERDVAEKLKQVEGKNAEVQTRMHSTYKNLAKEMLEHITTSANFMNIKIIPELSLTEAHVNEAVELKFQPDGKVTLETGNISKSANELDVQKNIQEAYHLALEINKCANEIEAQQTQNKLLLLTVNVLDYKINFINELKDKVKIAKNNENAVSGKIVSISSKIAELDKLSCSGKSYDNLFRKNEANRIKKNIRDSFNQVKRNAGIDLNLKNINEAFVTSQTSLKNVEQVVETLKANEINAENLQDKSAQIEAVHNKIVSIEQNIASLNTSLDNLLNKGRKCEIDMYTSLRDSVKSKISADEEIIDNMQKYTSQYLAYVENNYNATLKDILTLNEHFGNKMVTDHAATNFEKSNKSSEALSTTVDQARVTINNIKNALIEVNEETEFTSLENSAKEIEKLYNILNDKKNAVNEIYKTSTLVKSKEMKSNAAKYNDMAKIFNNVLDAQKSRITNNKSNVTRIKDTINTQLYNLEATDSTFTLESINAFHELSDNIKTNIDELEKLEQTNRQEHNNVKTHKERIEHLINRRDSLKNAAKEYEEDANLKKLRGEIPNQVINDIRTANEELKNSDELYNKLMNNVEENNELCKNNYTENYVSQVLQKIEDLKKRFTQNLPEREKVLQIESNFNDIKSIFGEIKTFNNVEEFVTNMYKQIDGEKESVKNQTDIEKIKLTIQNITNKNEEVKTYLSKFTNALERINVMKKEIDELFSLLLPTNNTNENENAKRYVNDSAEIINELNSHISKIIKLKNYAEGMITELEAVSKSIRPPANDSKDETQMLSNETGSTHYGNSQSDGHSRAKDASGTTRLAGGFIIGLSVISGVFLLNRKNNPDEEEEQHEHSYHETFEGNNDYNVQDKEEVIEVCFNDSD